One window from the genome of Rickettsiella endosymbiont of Xylota segnis encodes:
- a CDS encoding AAA family ATPase yields the protein MNNCNIFSLQAEQAVLGGLLLDNITWSGISDHLVSKDFYQLEHQILFDKISKKLKKGEKIDALTLSETVKEIPELKEIKGDMYVLELIKKTPGTSNIAAYVDIIKEHSNRRQLIEIGHLLNHYATHQNTKETLVWLENKLRQLNDNLSHESKLQLITLIDFLTLNIAQRELILSPWLPKQGLAMLYAKRGVGKTHVALNIAYAVASGGSFLGWKADKSCSVLYLDGEMPAATMQERLASIVMSHTEEAKAPFTILTPDIQNRGMPDLSTLEGQHALEPFLKDVELIVVDNISTLCRSGKENEAEGWILVQAWALRMRSEGRSVLFVHHASKNGNARGTSKREDVLDTVIVLKHPSDYDPSDGACFEVHFEKARSFCGDSAQPLLVKLHTEHNQQVWELKTLEKSTFEKVVELAKQGFRQHEIVLELGISKSKACRYFKKAKEQGCIAHA from the coding sequence ATGAATAATTGCAATATTTTTTCTTTACAAGCAGAACAAGCTGTTTTAGGTGGTTTGCTACTTGATAACATAACTTGGTCAGGTATTAGTGATCATTTAGTATCTAAGGATTTCTATCAATTAGAACACCAAATTTTATTTGATAAAATTTCAAAGAAACTAAAGAAAGGAGAAAAAATTGATGCCTTAACTTTAAGCGAGACTGTTAAAGAAATACCGGAATTAAAAGAAATAAAAGGCGATATGTATGTACTTGAACTCATCAAAAAAACACCCGGCACATCGAATATCGCAGCTTATGTTGATATCATAAAGGAACATTCGAATCGTCGCCAGTTAATTGAAATAGGCCACTTATTAAATCATTATGCTACTCATCAAAATACGAAAGAAACATTAGTTTGGTTAGAAAATAAACTACGTCAATTAAATGACAATCTTTCACATGAAAGTAAATTGCAATTAATAACATTAATTGACTTTCTAACGCTGAATATTGCCCAACGTGAACTTATTTTATCACCTTGGCTGCCAAAGCAGGGATTAGCCATGCTCTATGCTAAACGAGGCGTAGGTAAAACTCATGTGGCTTTGAACATCGCATATGCAGTGGCCAGTGGAGGTTCTTTTTTAGGTTGGAAAGCAGATAAATCTTGTTCGGTTTTATATCTTGATGGAGAAATGCCCGCTGCGACTATGCAAGAGAGACTAGCCTCTATTGTGATGTCTCATACCGAAGAAGCCAAAGCTCCTTTTACTATTCTCACACCAGATATTCAAAATCGTGGTATGCCTGATTTATCTACACTAGAAGGACAACACGCGCTTGAACCCTTTCTAAAAGATGTCGAACTCATTGTCGTTGATAACATTTCTACACTGTGTCGTAGTGGAAAGGAAAATGAAGCAGAGGGTTGGATATTAGTGCAAGCCTGGGCATTACGCATGCGATCAGAAGGTCGCTCTGTTCTATTTGTCCATCACGCATCAAAAAATGGTAATGCACGTGGAACGAGCAAACGTGAAGATGTATTAGATACTGTCATTGTTTTAAAACACCCGAGTGATTATGACCCAAGTGATGGGGCGTGTTTTGAAGTTCATTTTGAAAAGGCACGTTCGTTTTGTGGTGATTCCGCACAACCTTTATTGGTCAAACTACATACTGAACATAATCAACAAGTTTGGGAGCTAAAAACGTTAGAGAAATCGACTTTCGAGAAAGTGGTTGAACTCGCTAAGCAAGGATTTAGACAACACGAAATTGTCCTTGAGTTAGGCATTAGCAAATCAAAAGCTTGTCGCTATTTTAAAAAAGCAAAAGAACAGGGATGTATTGCTCATGCTTAA
- a CDS encoding response regulator has product MHAVKNLLVSLGYEITTVTDGKAALNALQTQCFHWGLLDIGLPGLTGTEVAKAYRQWEKEHKEIKVPLFALTAHAIEEVKEECVAVGFDYILNKPFTIKDVQIIKLLMENKE; this is encoded by the coding sequence TTGCATGCAGTAAAAAATTTACTTGTTAGCTTAGGATATGAAATAACCACTGTAACGGATGGGAAAGCGGCATTGAATGCCCTACAAACTCAATGCTTCCATTGGGGGTTATTAGATATTGGTTTACCCGGTTTAACAGGAACAGAAGTCGCAAAGGCTTATCGTCAATGGGAGAAAGAACATAAAGAAATCAAAGTTCCTCTCTTTGCGCTAACTGCTCACGCAATAGAAGAAGTTAAAGAAGAATGCGTAGCGGTTGGTTTTGATTATATTCTTAATAAACCTTTTACCATTAAAGATGTTCAAATTATTAAACTACTTATGGAGAATAAGGAATAG
- a CDS encoding PAS domain-containing sensor histidine kinase: MNPVRDECASDAGRSRPNDSRVMRTNFGVTTAEIFREHSDSLVINIYQMDNKNMRINTQLFERIIKDLPNYIFVKDLDLIYKLCNQNFVEAVGGDPIGKSDFELPWDKSSAGLYQEEDRYILSTGKSILNKEVPMILLNEEKCLAVSKAPLYDDNEQIVGILGVYVDITEKKKAEKIIIQAKIAAEAANKAKTEFIMNMSHDIRTPLSGILGLSSIQANEGASEEDRKLGKWVHGAGEQLLELLNSVIEVTAAEYPLGRIKKEKIDLVKLAEELETLMQPTIQSKKLIFQLKFDPYLPIIISDKIKLKTILLNLLSNAIKFTKKGNINLEINLLAITSEHAKIEIRITDTGIGIAKDKLDKIFDRFYRAHPSYKAEYAGYGIGLFLVKQALELLSGEVKVSSEEGKGSCFTAIFSFPLAEEKIKPSISQFCMQ, from the coding sequence ATGAATCCCGTTAGGGATGAGTGCGCGTCGGACGCAGGACGGTCGCGGCCTAATGATAGTCGCGTCATGCGAACAAATTTTGGGGTTACGACGGCCGAAATTTTTCGTGAGCATAGCGACTCACTCGTCATAAATATTTATCAAATGGATAACAAAAACATGAGAATAAATACACAATTATTTGAACGTATTATCAAAGATTTACCGAATTATATTTTTGTAAAAGATTTAGATTTAATTTATAAATTATGTAATCAAAATTTTGTTGAAGCAGTAGGTGGGGATCCCATAGGAAAAAGTGATTTCGAATTGCCATGGGATAAAAGTTCAGCCGGGCTTTATCAAGAGGAAGATAGATATATCCTAAGTACAGGAAAATCTATTTTAAATAAAGAAGTTCCAATGATTTTGTTAAATGAAGAAAAATGCTTAGCAGTTAGTAAAGCCCCACTTTATGATGATAATGAGCAAATTGTTGGTATTTTAGGTGTTTATGTAGATATCACTGAAAAGAAAAAAGCAGAAAAAATTATTATTCAAGCAAAAATAGCCGCTGAAGCGGCAAACAAAGCAAAAACTGAATTTATCATGAATATGAGCCATGACATACGTACCCCCTTATCTGGAATTCTCGGTCTTTCTAGCATACAAGCTAACGAAGGGGCTAGCGAGGAAGATAGAAAATTAGGGAAATGGGTTCACGGTGCAGGAGAACAGCTTTTAGAACTGCTTAATTCAGTGATAGAAGTAACTGCTGCTGAATATCCATTAGGACGAATTAAGAAAGAGAAGATTGACCTAGTGAAACTCGCTGAAGAATTAGAAACTTTAATGCAACCAACTATCCAAAGTAAAAAATTAATATTTCAGTTGAAGTTTGATCCTTATCTTCCCATTATTATCAGCGATAAAATTAAATTAAAAACAATTCTTCTTAATCTTCTTTCTAATGCCATTAAATTTACCAAAAAAGGAAATATAAATTTAGAAATAAATTTATTAGCTATAACAAGCGAACATGCAAAAATAGAAATTCGTATAACAGATACGGGAATTGGTATCGCTAAAGATAAACTTGATAAAATATTTGATCGTTTTTATCGTGCTCATCCATCTTATAAAGCAGAATATGCTGGTTATGGTATTGGTTTGTTTTTAGTCAAACAAGCTCTAGAACTTTTAAGTGGAGAAGTAAAAGTCTCGAGCGAAGAAGGAAAAGGAAGCTGTTTTACAGCAATATTTAGCTTTCCTTTGGCTGAAGAAAAAATAAAGCCTTCGATATCACAGTTTTGCATGCAGTAA
- a CDS encoding AMP-binding protein, producing MSKIIKINKLFEKQAELYPNKIAIIHEDKKITYKELNRMANQLAHVMSNQGVKPGDLVPLFVEKNIETFIAILAILKTGAAFFLFNPVQLEKSPYPILETIQAKHIVSQSSLLDHFKDYSGIIINLSNFPLILSGIPEKFVPVREETGHDMAYGILTSGTTGNPKYVVVTHQNLLDTFYSWELVYQLTKNDVHLQMAALGFDVFVGDWVRALCSGAQLVLCSKKTLLQPKELYNLISKHQISCAEFVPSTLRGLLNFSEKERLKLETFRLLLCGSDQWSMDEYRRVKLLCSPNARIINSYGLSETTIDSTYFEEDSALILPSTSIVPAGKPFPHVKIYLLDEQMQQVPEGEEGEIYIGGSGVGSYLNLPQISIERFFPDPYIPTQKIYKTGDKGRFSSDGNLEFLGRNQLHIKYDGKRIELSIIESLLNQHQGINQALVIPETYANKTLLNCFIDLTDQTITYDELRKYLNDGVSNFTVPTKFFVVKKIALTINGKLDRKIVSQTILKELTPEFIRPSTPLEAELVKIWREILQIEEIGLQNNFYDLGGSSLQFVQMMEEINKRLKLSLHVSLPIKTIKELSAAIKNLSEELSQKEINRIVIIGGGPAAVSLCWQLLNEIKFSTLNKALEIIVIEKNKDIGMGIPYSQKEEAYILNLPKNIMEPIPDKKGEFSAWLCFNYPNYADKSEFPPRYIFGQYLNYLAKKFQSEAAKWNIKVSYLTSTKVVNISKFKANRLLVKNTQGDLKADYVILCTGHMPSDIYNEYIGKPGYSHNPWNNDTFLEIQPNEPVGILGTRLTAIDVAVKLINQKHRGLITMISHNGLLPTVLAKTILPYQLQYLKLDSLPDSIQLSYILKMFFKEIGLALNKPCSFDSIAKSYQDIKPLSWINKEIDQAERDTKPWQQVMFSFYPIVPDIWQRMDLENQRKFILEYSSLFMTYLAAFPLENAYKVKNLLESGQLKVLGGLQLIKHQDEKFILQGKTESVKTNYLFNATGPGYNIKRQPLFINMLNQGLIRQHSLGGIDIKPETLQVFNSQKQLNPRLFAIGELTRGKYLMTTDLATVAKQASRVSRVISSKIIRNAVYKTITRNYHSFCFFAVPAQIFNNFPSIDETRRERSSESRSPR from the coding sequence ATGTCTAAAATTATAAAAATAAATAAATTGTTCGAAAAACAAGCAGAATTATATCCAAATAAAATAGCAATAATTCATGAAGATAAAAAAATAACTTATAAAGAATTAAATAGAATGGCTAATCAGCTTGCTCATGTTATGAGCAACCAAGGGGTAAAACCAGGAGATCTAGTACCTTTATTTGTAGAAAAAAATATAGAAACGTTTATAGCTATTTTGGCAATATTAAAAACTGGCGCTGCTTTCTTCCTTTTTAACCCTGTACAATTAGAAAAATCTCCTTATCCAATTTTAGAAACTATTCAAGCAAAGCATATTGTAAGCCAATCTAGTCTATTAGATCATTTTAAAGATTATTCGGGGATTATCATTAATTTGAGTAATTTTCCCCTTATTTTGTCTGGTATTCCTGAAAAATTTGTCCCTGTGAGAGAGGAAACTGGCCATGATATGGCTTACGGAATATTAACTTCAGGAACAACTGGAAATCCTAAATATGTTGTCGTTACTCATCAAAATCTTTTGGATACCTTTTATTCATGGGAGTTAGTGTACCAGTTAACAAAAAATGATGTTCATCTGCAAATGGCAGCACTTGGATTCGATGTTTTTGTGGGCGATTGGGTTCGTGCGTTATGTTCAGGTGCACAATTGGTGCTTTGTTCCAAAAAAACTTTATTACAACCAAAAGAGTTATATAACTTAATAAGTAAGCATCAGATTAGCTGTGCAGAATTTGTACCATCAACGCTGAGAGGTTTGTTAAATTTTTCAGAAAAAGAACGACTTAAATTAGAAACATTCCGACTACTTCTTTGTGGTTCAGATCAGTGGTCTATGGATGAATACCGCCGTGTGAAATTACTTTGCTCTCCTAATGCTCGAATTATTAATTCATATGGTTTAAGTGAAACAACTATTGATAGTACCTACTTTGAAGAAGACTCTGCATTGATATTACCATCGACTTCGATTGTGCCTGCAGGAAAACCTTTTCCCCATGTAAAAATTTATTTACTAGATGAACAAATGCAACAAGTTCCTGAAGGAGAAGAAGGCGAAATATATATTGGAGGAAGCGGAGTGGGTAGCTACTTAAACCTACCGCAAATTTCGATCGAACGTTTTTTCCCTGACCCTTATATTCCCACCCAGAAAATTTATAAAACCGGAGATAAAGGGCGATTTTCTTCTGATGGAAATTTAGAATTTTTAGGTCGAAATCAATTACATATTAAATATGATGGTAAACGAATAGAATTATCGATCATTGAGTCTTTACTTAACCAACATCAAGGCATTAATCAAGCCCTGGTTATCCCTGAAACTTATGCTAATAAAACTTTACTAAATTGTTTTATCGATTTAACCGATCAAACAATTACCTATGATGAATTAAGGAAGTATTTGAATGATGGGGTATCAAATTTTACTGTGCCTACCAAATTTTTTGTGGTAAAAAAAATTGCGCTCACTATAAATGGTAAACTTGATAGAAAGATTGTTTCTCAAACAATTCTCAAAGAATTAACTCCTGAATTTATACGACCGAGTACTCCTTTAGAAGCTGAATTGGTAAAAATATGGCGAGAAATTCTTCAAATTGAAGAAATTGGACTTCAGAATAATTTTTATGATTTAGGTGGTTCCTCTTTACAGTTTGTTCAAATGATGGAAGAAATTAATAAACGCTTAAAACTTTCTTTACACGTTTCATTGCCAATAAAAACTATCAAAGAATTGTCAGCTGCTATCAAAAACTTAAGTGAAGAATTATCGCAAAAAGAAATCAATCGGATTGTCATAATTGGCGGAGGACCTGCTGCAGTTTCTTTATGTTGGCAACTCCTGAATGAAATAAAATTCAGCACTTTAAATAAAGCATTAGAAATCATTGTGATTGAAAAAAATAAAGACATAGGTATGGGAATACCTTATTCTCAAAAAGAAGAAGCTTATATTTTGAATCTTCCAAAAAATATAATGGAACCTATTCCAGATAAAAAAGGCGAATTTTCTGCTTGGTTATGCTTTAATTACCCTAATTATGCTGACAAGAGTGAATTCCCGCCACGTTATATTTTTGGACAATACTTAAATTACCTTGCTAAAAAATTTCAATCAGAAGCTGCAAAATGGAACATCAAAGTATCCTATCTTACCTCTACAAAGGTAGTTAATATAAGTAAATTTAAAGCTAATCGCTTACTTGTTAAAAACACTCAGGGAGATTTAAAAGCAGATTACGTCATTTTATGTACAGGTCATATGCCATCCGATATCTATAACGAATATATTGGAAAACCTGGGTATTCACATAATCCATGGAATAATGATACTTTTTTAGAAATTCAACCCAATGAACCAGTGGGAATTCTAGGGACTCGATTAACTGCCATTGATGTTGCGGTCAAACTTATAAATCAAAAACACCGTGGTCTCATCACAATGATTTCGCACAATGGTTTACTACCTACGGTTTTAGCAAAAACTATTCTTCCATATCAATTGCAATATTTGAAATTAGATTCTTTGCCAGACTCAATTCAATTATCCTACATACTCAAAATGTTCTTTAAAGAAATCGGTTTAGCTTTAAATAAACCTTGTAGCTTTGATTCTATTGCAAAATCCTATCAGGATATTAAACCTTTGAGCTGGATAAATAAAGAAATTGATCAAGCTGAACGAGATACCAAACCTTGGCAACAAGTCATGTTTTCTTTTTATCCTATAGTTCCGGATATTTGGCAAAGAATGGATTTAGAGAATCAAAGAAAATTTATATTGGAATATAGTTCTTTATTTATGACTTACTTAGCGGCTTTTCCCTTAGAAAATGCTTATAAAGTTAAAAATTTACTCGAATCAGGCCAATTAAAAGTATTAGGAGGTCTACAACTTATTAAGCATCAAGATGAAAAGTTTATTTTACAAGGAAAAACCGAGAGTGTTAAAACAAACTATCTCTTTAATGCCACCGGCCCAGGTTATAATATCAAACGTCAACCTCTATTTATTAATATGTTAAATCAAGGATTGATCCGACAACATTCCCTAGGGGGAATTGATATTAAGCCCGAAACTTTACAAGTGTTTAATTCACAAAAACAACTTAACCCTAGATTGTTTGCAATAGGCGAACTAACTCGCGGCAAATATTTAATGACGACTGATTTAGCTACTGTAGCAAAGCAAGCTAGTAGAGTTTCCCGAGTTATTAGTAGCAAAATAATACGGAATGCAGTTTATAAAACAATTACAAGAAATTACCATAGTTTTTGTTTTTTCGCTGTGCCGGCCCAAATTTTTAATAATTTCCCATCAATCGACGAGACAAGGAGAGAACGAAGTTCGGAGTCGAGGAGCCCGCGGTAG
- a CDS encoding MFS transporter: MSLNKKITLLFPLSLILYELPLYLSNNLFLPALPEITKSFHVINATAQLSIAFWFLGASAFQVILGPLSDHYGRKKILLSGGILFLCVTLLCSLTHSIIWFLVGRFFQGCVVSTILIAGYATIHEFMEREQAVKTISWMGSITILAPALGPLLGGLLLQWINWRELFIGLTAITVLGLCLLYTYMPSDRPQLERLNLKKIIIDYQTILTNLKFWVYTLLFCFLLASLVAWNTLSPFYLIDYLKLNLIQFGVIQLFVYGAFIVGINLKNLLIGSIEKIIKNGMFLTVPFFILSLWALVYFSQHLFWVMSAVLLFCMSAGLIFYSLHRKAIEIPKAPMGTIIVVFSTLMNLFGFLGSLVARKLYFY, translated from the coding sequence ATGAGTCTTAATAAAAAAATAACACTTTTATTTCCGCTAAGTTTAATTCTTTATGAATTGCCTTTGTATTTATCCAATAATCTATTTTTGCCTGCTTTACCCGAAATAACCAAAAGCTTTCATGTAATCAATGCTACTGCTCAATTGAGTATTGCTTTCTGGTTTTTAGGGGCATCAGCCTTCCAAGTAATATTAGGGCCACTGTCCGATCATTATGGGCGGAAGAAGATATTGCTTAGTGGTGGAATCCTCTTCTTATGCGTTACCTTACTTTGTAGCCTCACTCATTCGATCATTTGGTTTCTTGTCGGTAGATTTTTCCAAGGCTGTGTTGTGAGCACCATTTTAATAGCGGGATATGCGACTATCCATGAATTTATGGAAAGAGAGCAAGCCGTCAAAACGATATCATGGATGGGAAGTATTACTATTTTGGCGCCCGCCCTAGGGCCGCTATTAGGCGGGTTGTTATTACAATGGATAAACTGGAGAGAATTATTCATTGGTTTAACTGCTATTACCGTCTTAGGTTTATGTTTACTGTATACCTATATGCCTTCGGATCGACCTCAATTAGAAAGGTTAAATCTCAAAAAAATAATAATTGATTATCAAACCATTTTAACTAATCTCAAATTTTGGGTTTATACCTTATTATTTTGTTTTTTATTGGCCAGTTTAGTCGCTTGGAATACCCTAAGTCCTTTTTATTTAATAGACTATTTAAAGCTCAATCTCATTCAATTTGGGGTTATTCAGTTATTCGTGTATGGAGCTTTTATTGTGGGTATAAATTTAAAAAATCTATTGATTGGATCGATAGAAAAAATTATTAAAAACGGAATGTTTCTAACAGTACCCTTTTTTATTTTAAGTTTATGGGCTTTAGTGTATTTCTCTCAGCATTTATTTTGGGTAATGAGTGCTGTTTTGTTGTTTTGCATGAGCGCAGGACTCATTTTTTACTCATTACACCGTAAAGCGATTGAGATTCCAAAAGCACCGATGGGCACAATCATAGTGGTATTCTCTACCTTGATGAACTTATTTGGCTTTTTAGGTAGCTTAGTAGCTAGAAAATTGTATTTTTATTAA
- a CDS encoding response regulator transcription factor: MRILLVEEDGSSNENDEVQKGLKQYGYTIDRLSEGKILLSFIKTEIFEVILFNLNSSEVSKLSVLYKIRAAGITIPVLILTYNQSAQDKIKAFDNGADDYLTKPVDLAELSARIRALQRRYSNNRASPLLTYRDIELNPNSLTVTLKGQDISFSRREFSLLQKLLENVGHVVSRNSLNQCLYGWNDEIDSNALEVHVHNIRKKLGNPHFIRTIRGVGYMVEKENL; this comes from the coding sequence ATGCGCATTCTATTAGTGGAAGAGGATGGAAGTTCAAATGAGAATGATGAAGTACAAAAAGGGTTAAAACAATATGGTTATACAATAGATCGACTGTCTGAAGGGAAGATCTTATTAAGTTTTATAAAAACAGAAATATTCGAGGTAATTCTATTCAATTTAAATTCATCGGAGGTATCCAAATTAAGTGTTCTATATAAGATACGTGCTGCAGGAATCACAATACCGGTACTTATTTTAACATATAATCAATCTGCTCAAGATAAAATAAAAGCTTTCGATAATGGCGCTGATGATTACTTAACTAAACCTGTTGACTTGGCTGAACTATCCGCCAGGATTCGAGCGTTACAACGTCGATATTCAAACAATCGGGCTTCTCCTCTTTTGACTTATCGAGATATTGAATTAAACCCCAATTCATTAACTGTCACACTTAAAGGACAGGATATTAGCTTTTCTCGTCGTGAATTTAGCTTATTACAAAAATTATTAGAAAATGTGGGTCATGTTGTTTCTCGTAATTCACTGAATCAATGTCTATACGGTTGGAACGATGAAATCGATAGCAATGCGCTCGAAGTTCATGTTCACAATATACGAAAGAAATTAGGCAATCCCCATTTTATTCGAACAATACGTGGCGTCGGCTATATGGTAGAGAAGGAGAATTTATGA